A genomic segment from Glycine soja cultivar W05 chromosome 18, ASM419377v2, whole genome shotgun sequence encodes:
- the LOC114394725 gene encoding plastidic glucose transporter 4-like — MSIMSNSRSRSSWCGLWPGSFNMETELTIRGKSFGGIFGSSVKPRSLRVQPSDEDVEDLLPSNISGKPSGTVLPYVGVACLGAMLFGYHLGVVNGSLEYLAKDLGITQNTVIQGWIVSALLAGATVGSFTGGALADKFGRTRTFQLDAIPLAIGGFLCATAQSVQTMIIGRLLAGIGIGVTSAIVPLYISEISPTEIRGALGSVNQLFICIGILAALLAGLPLVGNPIWWRTMFGITVVPSVLLALGMTISPESPRWLFQQGKISEAEKAVKTLYGKERVALVMHDLTAASEGSSEPEAGWLDLFSSRYRKVVSVGATLFLLQQLAGINAVVYYSTSVFRSAGITSDVAASALVGASNVFGTIVASSLMDKKGRKSLLITSFSGMAASMLLLFVSFTWKVLAPYSGTLAVLGTVLYVLSFSLGAGPVPALLLPEIFASRIRAKAISLSLGTHWISNFVIGLYFLSVVNKFGISIVYLGFSIVCLLTVLYIARNVVETKGRSLEEIERALSPAT; from the exons ATGAGTATCATGAGTAATAGTAGAAGCAGAAGCAGCTGGTGCGGTTTGTGGCCTGGTTCCTTCAATATGGAAACTGAGTTGACTATTAGAGGAAAGAGTTTTGGTGGCATTTTTGGCTCCTCTGTTAAGCCTAGATCCCTCAGGGTTCAGCCTTCTg ATGAAGATGTTGAAGATCTTCTCCCCTCTAATATTTCGGGCAAACCTTCTGGAACTGTTCTGCCCTATGTTGGTGTTGCTTGCCTTGGAGCCATGTTATTCGGTTATCATCTTGG GGTGGTAAATGGTTCTCTTGAGTACCTTGCCAAGGATCTTGGAATCACCCAAAACACTGTTATACAAG GATGGATTGTCAGTGCACTGCTTGCTGGTGCTACTGTTGGTTCATTTACCGGCGGAGCATTGGCTGACAAATTTGGCCGGACTAGGACTTTTCAGTTGGATGCAATCCCTCTAGCAATTGGAGGATTTCTTTG TGCTACTGCTCAGAGTGTTCAAACAATGATCATTGGTCGCTTGCTAGCTGGCATAGGAATTGGTGTAACATCTGCAATTGTACCACTTTACATATCTGAG ATTTCTCCAACCGAAATTCGGGGTGCGCTTGGATCTGTTAATCAACTTTTCATATGTATTGGGATTCTTGCAGCATTACTGGCTGGTTTGCCTCTGGTGGGAAATCCTATATG gTGGCGGACAATGTTTGGAATTACTGTAGTTCCATCTGTTCTGTTAGCACTTGGAATGACTATCTCTCCAGAAAGTCCTCGGTGGCTCTTTCAG caAGGAAAAATATCTGAAGCTGAAAAAGCTGTTAAAACACTATATGGAAAAGAAAGAGTGGCTTTGGTTATGCATGACTTGACAGCAGCAAGTGAAGGTTCTTCTGAACCTGAAGCAGGATGGCTTGATCTGTTTAGTAGTCGATATAGGAAAG TGGTCAGTGTAGGGGCAACACTTTTCTTGCTCCAGCAGTTGGCTGGAATAAATGCTGTGGTCTATTATTCAACTTCTGTTTTCCGCAGTGCTGGAATTACTTCTGATGTTGCAGCAAGTGCACTGGTTGGTGCATCAAATGTTTTTG GCACAATTGTTGCTTCGTCCTTGATggacaaaaaaggaaggaaaagtCTCCTTATCACAAGCTTTAGTGGGATG GCTGCTTCTATGTTGcttctttttgtgtcttttaCTTGGAAGGTCCTTGCTCCATATTCTGGCACCCTTGCAGTCCTTGGGACTGTCCT CTATGTCTTATCTTTCTCTCTTGGTGCTGGTCCTGTGCCTGCCCTTCTTCTACCAGAGATATTTGCGTCTAGAATCAGAGCAAAAGCAATTTCTCTGTCATTAGGCACACATTGG ATCTCCAACTTTGTCATCGGGCTCTATTTCTTGAGTGTGGTAAACAAGTTTGGTATCAGCATAGTGTACTTGGGCTTCTCAATTGTCTGTCTTCTCACTGTCTTGTACATAGCTCGTAACGTTGTGGAAACAAAAGGTCGATCCTTGGAAGAAATAGAACGTGCACTTAGTCCTGCAACATAA